The following are encoded together in the Chaetodon auriga isolate fChaAug3 chromosome 6, fChaAug3.hap1, whole genome shotgun sequence genome:
- the cdkn1bb gene encoding cyclin dependent kinase inhibitor 1Bb — protein MSDVRLSNGSPTLERTDPRVSDHPKPSACRSLFGSMDHEELKRDLKGHLREMEEAASAKWGFDFANHTPLANGRLDWELVDCREVPNFYSGQTRREKGVCSAGNNNVDLNGNHNCVVVAPSEDSDRSDGQMECTEQCTGLRKRPACHDPSAQNKRSHTSSDEVSCPSLSHSAEYTPRKTSPRRQT, from the exons ATGTCAGACGTTCGACTATCAAACGGGAGCCCGACGCTGGAGCGGACGGACCCGCGGGTGTCGGATCACCCGAAACCGTCAGCCTGCAGGAGCCTCTTCGGCTCGATGGATCACGAAGAGTTAAAGAGGGATTTAAAGGGACATTTGCGGGAGATGGAAGAGGCTGCCTCCGCCAAGTGGGGCTTCGACTTCGCCAATCACACGCCGCTGGCCAACGGCAGGCTCGACTGGGAATTAGTGGATTGCAGAGAAGTCCCGAATTTCTACAGCGGGCAAACGCGGAGGGAGAAGGGCGTCTGCTCCGCTGGGAATAACAATGTGGATCTTAATGGGAATCATAACTGTGTTGTGGTGGCTCCGAGCGAAGACAGCGACAGGTCTGACGGGCAGATGGAGTGCACGGAGCAGTGCACCGGGCTGAGGAAGAGACCTGCATGTCACG ACCCCTCGGCCCAAAATAAGAGGTCACACACCAGCTCAGATGAGGTTAGTTGTCCGAGCCTGAGCCACTCTGCAGAATACACACCCAGAAAGACGAGTCCCAGGAGGCAAACGTGA
- the yars2 gene encoding tyrosine--tRNA ligase, mitochondrial, translating to MAASMVRSCRHVSRHGSCFLLRRATLCLILRSKFHRSSTALNGLLFSLNKRGLLKESFPEDAAQDQLPRLLQSGAQTVYCGFDPTADSLHVGNLLALVGLLHFRGAGHHVLAVLGGATGQIGDPSGKTGERERLSADVVEANTRSIRDSIQRIFTNHELHFHDSSRKLGTVTVLNNMSWYKGFSLVGFLSGPGRHFRMGTMLSRHSVQSRLKSADGMSLTEFTYQMFQAYDFYHLNQIYGCKIQLGGTDQLGNLMSGHEFIHKVSGEEVYGLTIPLVTSSVGDKLGKTAGNAVWLNRDKTSPFELYQFFLRQPDASVEKYLKLFTFLPPAEVERLMEQQREDPGKRLAHKRLAAEVTKLVHGKEGLESAKRCTNVLYHSSVQSLEEMSDEELQELFREAPFHELLLEPGTTVIDACRRISAIPEGPKGYRMVSEGAVWINHKQTDKPEQVLIPKLHILSNGLTLLRVGKRNFYIIKWLSL from the exons ATGGCCGCGTCCATGGTGCGGAGCTGCCGTCACGTATCGCGGCATGGGTCCTGTTTTCTGCTCAGAAGAGCGACTCTTTGCCTCATACTCAGGTCGAAATTTCACCGTTCTTCGACGGCACTTAACGGACTGCTCTTTTCTCTAAATAAACGCGGTCTTTTGAAGGAATCTTTCCCAGAAGACGCAGCGCAGGACCAGCTCCCTCGGTTGCTCCAGTCCGGTGCGCAGACTGTATACTGCGGCTTTGACCCCACGGCCGACAGCCTGCATGTGGGCAACTTGCTCGCTCTCGTGGGCCTGCTCCACTTCCGAGGCGCCGGGCATCATGTCCTCGCCGTGCTCGGAGGAGCCACGGGTCAAATCGGAGACCCGAGCGGGAAGACGGGCGAGAGGGAGCGGTTGTCCGCGGACGTCGTGGAGGCGAACACCCGCAGCATCCGGGATAGCATCCAGAGGATTTTCACCAACCACGAACTGCACTTTCACGACAGCTCCAGGAAGCTGGGCACCGTGACTGTGCTGAACAACATGAGCTGGTACAAGGGCTTCAGCTTGGTTGGGTTTCTGTCGGGGCCCGGAAGGCACTTCAGGATGGGCACCATGCTCAGCCGCCACAGCGTGCAGTCCAGGCTGAAGAGCGCAGACGGTATGAGCCTGACTGAGTTCACCTACCAGATGTTCCAAGCGTATGACTTCTACCACCTGAACCAAATATACGGCTGCAAGATTCAGCTCGGGGGCACCGACCAGCTGGGCAATTTGATGTCTGGCCATGAGTTCATTCACAA AGTGAGCGGTGAGGAGGTGTACGGCCTGACCATCCCGCTGGTGACCAGCTCTGTCGGGGACAAGCTGGGAAAGACGGCGGGCAACGCGGTGTGGCTCAACAGGGACAAGACGTCTCCCTTTGAACTCTACCAGTTCTTTCTCAGGCAGCCTGACGCCAGTGTGGAAAA GTACCTGAAGCTGTTTACCTTCCTGCCTCCGGCGGAGGTGGAGAGGCtgatggagcagcagagagaggatcCAGGTAAACGCCTCGCACATAAACGACTGGCCGCGGAGGTGACGAAACTGGTGCATGGAAAGGAGGGGCTGGAGAGCGCAAAGAG ATGTACCAACGTGCTGTACCACAGCAGCGTGCAGTCCTTGGAGGAAATGAGTGACGAGGAGCTTCAGGAGCTCTTCAGGGAGGCTCCCTTCcacgagctgctgctggagccggGAACCACTGTGATAGACGCCTGCCGCAGGATCAGCGCCATCCCAGAGGGCCCCAAAGG gtaTCGAATGGTTTCGGAGGGTGCAGTGTGGATCAAccacaagcagacagacaaaccgGAGCAGGTACTGATCCCCAAACTCCACATCCTGTCAAATGGACTTACCTTGCTCAGGGTGGGCAAGAGGAACTTCTACATCATCAAGTGGCTCAGCCTCTGA